One part of the Nostoc sp. PCC 7120 = FACHB-418 genome encodes these proteins:
- a CDS encoding helix-turn-helix domain-containing protein, protein MNLLNEAQEQQLKEISKYLLQVRQEKGIRIEEVAAKTNIRLYFLQCLDAGKFAELPEPVYIQGFIRRYADILGLDGQALAKTFSVSGESAIQESHRHEEEQIKQRPKLRIPLFVPYVLLLAVAAVGLIYVLNPKLITQSLANKQDSETTTPKQANPSPLTVAPQAQTPDLPESIVSDSENSSTSSTTADVGDSSTTTPSATLGNENNANSAVAVTLELQGNSWLQVTADGKTEFVGELTKGDRRTWTAKKQLTVRSGNAGAVLVSVNEKPAEPLGSNGIVKEVTYTPEVVSQ, encoded by the coding sequence GTGAACCTATTAAATGAGGCTCAAGAACAACAACTTAAGGAAATAAGTAAATATTTATTACAGGTAAGACAAGAGAAAGGTATACGTATAGAAGAAGTAGCTGCTAAAACAAATATTAGACTATATTTCTTACAATGCTTAGATGCAGGCAAGTTTGCTGAACTACCTGAGCCTGTTTACATCCAAGGATTTATCCGTCGCTATGCAGATATATTGGGTTTGGATGGACAGGCCTTGGCGAAAACTTTTAGTGTCAGTGGTGAATCTGCAATTCAAGAATCCCATCGTCATGAAGAGGAACAGATAAAACAAAGACCAAAACTTCGTATTCCTTTGTTTGTCCCTTACGTTTTATTGCTAGCAGTTGCGGCGGTTGGACTGATTTATGTACTCAATCCCAAACTAATCACTCAATCTTTGGCAAATAAACAAGACTCAGAAACGACTACCCCAAAACAAGCCAACCCTTCACCCCTGACAGTTGCACCCCAGGCTCAAACACCAGACTTACCAGAATCAATAGTTTCAGACTCGGAAAATTCTTCAACATCGTCTACAACAGCAGATGTGGGCGATAGTTCTACGACCACACCATCAGCCACACTTGGTAATGAAAATAATGCTAATTCAGCCGTTGCAGTGACATTAGAACTGCAAGGTAATTCATGGTTACAAGTGACAGCCGACGGTAAGACAGAGTTTGTTGGCGAATTAACCAAAGGCGATCGCCGAACCTGGACAGCAAAAAAACAGCTAACTGTACGTTCTGGTAATGCAGGTGCTGTACTAGTTTCCGTCAACGAGAAGCCAGCAGAACCTTTGGGCAGTAATGGTATTGTCAAAGAAGTAACATATACCCCGGAAGTGGTTAGTCAGTAA
- the gatA gene encoding Asp-tRNA(Asn)/Glu-tRNA(Gln) amidotransferase subunit GatA, translating to MASIRELHEQLVKKERSAVEITQETLDHIQELEPKLHSFLHITAQQALEQARAVDAKIAAGEEIGLLAGIPIGVKDNMCTKGIPTTCASRILENFVPPYESTVTQKLLDAGAVVVGKTNLDEFAMGSSTENSAYQVTANPWDLSRVPGGSSGGSAAAVAAEECVVALGSDTGGSIRQPASFCGVVGLKPTYGLVSRYGLVAYASSLDQIGPFGKSVEDTAILLKAIAGYDHQDSTSLKVEIPDYVASLKPDLKARSKLRIGIIKETFGEGLDSVVEQAVTKAIEQLQRLGAEVHVISCPNFRYGVPSYYIIAPSEASANLARYDGVKYGWRAPEGDNLLSMYKRTRATGFGAEVKRRIMIGTYALSAGYYDAYYLKAQKVRTLIKQDFENAFKNVDVLVSPTAPTTAFKAGEKTADPISMYLNDLMTIPVNLAGLPGLSVPCGFDEQGLPIGLQLIGKVLREDQLLQIAYAYEQSTSWHLSQPKIS from the coding sequence ATGGCATCCATCCGCGAGTTGCACGAACAGCTAGTTAAAAAAGAACGTTCTGCCGTTGAAATTACCCAAGAAACTTTAGACCATATTCAAGAGCTAGAGCCAAAACTGCATAGTTTCTTACACATCACGGCACAGCAGGCGTTAGAACAAGCTCGTGCTGTGGATGCCAAAATAGCAGCAGGTGAGGAAATTGGGCTACTGGCGGGGATTCCTATTGGCGTTAAGGACAATATGTGTACCAAGGGCATCCCCACCACCTGTGCTTCTCGGATTCTGGAAAATTTTGTGCCGCCTTATGAGTCAACTGTGACACAAAAACTGCTAGATGCAGGGGCTGTAGTGGTTGGTAAAACCAATTTAGATGAATTTGCTATGGGCAGTTCTACGGAAAATTCTGCCTATCAAGTGACAGCGAATCCTTGGGATTTATCGAGAGTTCCTGGCGGTTCTTCTGGTGGTTCGGCTGCGGCTGTGGCGGCGGAAGAATGTGTGGTGGCCCTGGGTTCGGATACTGGTGGTTCCATTCGTCAACCAGCTTCTTTTTGTGGTGTGGTAGGACTCAAACCCACCTATGGTTTGGTTTCCCGTTATGGTTTGGTGGCTTACGCTTCATCTTTGGATCAAATTGGCCCCTTTGGAAAATCAGTAGAAGATACAGCGATATTATTAAAGGCGATCGCAGGTTACGATCACCAAGATTCCACAAGTCTCAAAGTCGAAATCCCTGACTATGTAGCCAGCTTAAAACCAGACCTCAAAGCCAGAAGTAAACTCAGAATTGGCATAATCAAAGAAACTTTTGGCGAAGGTTTAGACTCTGTCGTTGAACAAGCCGTTACCAAAGCAATTGAACAATTACAACGTCTAGGGGCTGAAGTTCATGTAATTTCCTGTCCCAACTTTCGTTATGGCGTACCTAGCTATTACATCATTGCTCCATCAGAAGCATCAGCCAACCTAGCCCGCTACGATGGCGTAAAATATGGCTGGCGTGCGCCGGAAGGAGACAATTTACTGTCCATGTATAAGCGTACCCGTGCCACTGGCTTCGGTGCAGAAGTCAAGCGAAGAATTATGATTGGTACTTACGCTCTTTCGGCTGGCTATTACGATGCTTATTATCTCAAAGCCCAAAAAGTACGTACTTTGATTAAGCAAGACTTTGAAAATGCCTTTAAAAATGTTGATGTGTTAGTATCCCCAACTGCTCCCACTACAGCATTTAAAGCGGGAGAAAAAACTGCTGACCCCATCAGTATGTACTTAAACGACTTGATGACAATTCCTGTTAACTTGGCTGGTCTACCGGGTTTAAGTGTCCCCTGTGGTTTTGATGAGCAGGGATTACCAATTGGACTACAACTAATTGGCAAAGTACTGCGAGAAGACCAACTACTACAAATAGCTTACGCTTATGAACAGTCTACTAGTTGGCATCTAAGTCAGCCAAAAATTTCTTAA
- a CDS encoding trans-splicing intein-formed DNA polymerase III subunit alpha C-terminal partner DnaE-C codes for MIKIASRKFLGVENVYDIGVRRDHNFFIKNGLIASNCFNKSHSTAYGYVTYQTAYLKANYPLEYMAALLTANSNDTDKVQKYISTCLSMNIQIEPPDINRSGVDFTPVAGKILFGFSAVRNVGQNAIASVLEARDTTGEFKSLADFCDRIDLRAVNRRTLESLIYCGAFDKIEANRHQLIQDLELVYDWAQSRARDRASGQGNLFDLLGGYSSTNTKTANNAFETAPKAKPVLDYPPQEKLRLEKELLGFYVSDHPLKSLRSVAPLLTPINLSQLGEQREDTRLCVIVMLNGVKKVMTKKGDAMAILQLEDLTSQSEAVVFPKTYERISFLLQVDARLIIWGKVDRRDEQTQLIVEDAEPVETVQMVMVELQPQQAANIEELHRLKTILQEQCGDKEKAKMPVIGIVQSENSRRLVRLGWQFCVQDARITVQALQNARFSAQLKPLIGGS; via the coding sequence ATGATTAAAATAGCAAGCCGTAAGTTTTTAGGTGTAGAAAATGTCTATGACATTGGGGTTAGACGTGATCACAATTTTTTCATCAAAAATGGATTAATAGCTTCTAATTGTTTCAATAAATCCCATTCCACAGCTTATGGATATGTTACTTATCAAACTGCATATCTGAAGGCTAATTATCCATTGGAATATATGGCGGCGTTGCTGACGGCTAATAGCAATGACACAGATAAGGTGCAGAAATATATTTCTACCTGTCTAAGCATGAATATTCAGATAGAACCGCCGGATATCAATCGCTCAGGTGTAGACTTTACCCCAGTAGCGGGTAAGATATTATTTGGATTTTCGGCTGTGAGAAACGTAGGACAGAATGCGATCGCCTCAGTTTTAGAAGCAAGAGACACAACAGGAGAGTTTAAATCATTAGCTGATTTCTGCGATCGCATAGACTTACGTGCTGTTAATCGCCGTACCCTTGAATCACTGATTTACTGTGGAGCCTTTGACAAAATTGAAGCGAATCGTCACCAATTAATCCAAGATTTAGAATTAGTCTATGATTGGGCCCAATCCCGTGCTAGAGATCGTGCTAGTGGTCAAGGAAACCTGTTTGATTTATTAGGTGGATATTCTTCTACTAATACCAAAACAGCTAATAATGCCTTTGAAACTGCTCCTAAAGCTAAACCTGTACTAGATTATCCCCCACAGGAAAAATTACGCTTAGAAAAAGAATTATTAGGATTTTATGTCTCCGACCATCCCTTAAAATCTTTAAGGTCAGTAGCACCACTTTTAACACCAATTAATCTTTCACAACTAGGAGAACAACGAGAAGACACAAGATTATGTGTAATTGTCATGCTTAACGGTGTGAAAAAAGTCATGACAAAGAAAGGTGATGCAATGGCAATTCTGCAACTTGAAGACTTAACATCTCAATCAGAAGCAGTAGTTTTTCCGAAAACTTATGAGCGCATTAGTTTCTTACTTCAAGTTGATGCCAGATTAATTATTTGGGGTAAGGTAGACCGACGCGACGAACAAACTCAATTAATTGTAGAAGATGCAGAGCCAGTAGAAACTGTACAAATGGTGATGGTAGAACTTCAGCCTCAACAAGCAGCCAATATTGAAGAACTACATCGCTTAAAAACAATTTTGCAAGAACAATGTGGAGATAAAGAAAAAGCCAAAATGCCCGTAATTGGAATTGTGCAATCTGAAAATTCTCGGCGATTAGTACGTTTAGGTTGGCAATTTTGTGTTCAAGATGCTCGAATTACTGTGCAAGCATTACAAAATGCCAGATTTTCAGCACAACTTAAACCTCTGATTGGTGGTTCGTGA
- a CDS encoding DUF6464 family protein — protein MLRTLLVMIIGFLPSMFSLWVIRKTQLRMRSRLRQAATNIARVRIQQDIRPVESDRYYLEGVGYLIGDISCKFNARSGYLRCAVNPSGPCQGCRYYECPMSDENSTGFRGLGV, from the coding sequence GTGTTAAGAACACTTTTAGTAATGATCATTGGTTTCTTACCGTCCATGTTCTCCTTGTGGGTAATTCGTAAAACCCAATTACGGATGCGCTCACGCCTCAGACAAGCAGCCACAAATATTGCTAGGGTGCGGATACAGCAAGATATTAGACCTGTAGAGAGCGATCGCTATTATTTAGAAGGGGTAGGCTATTTAATTGGTGATATCAGTTGCAAATTCAACGCACGTTCCGGCTATCTCCGTTGTGCTGTTAACCCTAGTGGCCCTTGTCAAGGATGCCGCTATTATGAATGCCCTATGAGTGATGAAAACTCAACAGGGTTTAGGGGCTTAGGGGTTTAG
- the pgmB gene encoding beta-phosphoglucomutase, with amino-acid sequence MNTKCPSRDFIYQDWILSETKFNPEQSHSRGTVFTIGNGYLGTRGSLEEGHARGLPATFIHGVYDDVPVVYTELANCPDWLPMIIAINGDRFRMDQGEVLHYERKLDVSQGLLSRSLRWRSPSGSIIDIHFERFASLADHHILGQRCQITAHDGDCLVEIQASINGYAENQGFNHWEGIDQGKTEQGIWLQSRTRGTHIEIGMAAKMTISGAETALQVSIVPGYPTISASFLAKSQQTITVEKLVTVFTSREVNKPVTAAQEKLAQLTNYTTLLTANKQAWDEVWQKSDIYIEGDPKAAFAVRYNLFQLLIAAPSHDEKVSIPAKTLSGFGYRGHIFWDTEIFILPFFTFTQPTLARNLLSYRYHTINGARRKASHYGFKGAMYAWESADTGDEVTPRWALPDDYYGEDVRIWCRDREIHNSADIAYAVWQYWQATGDDDWMGDYGAEIILDAAIFWSSRVEYNSQGDRYEIRGVIGTDEYHEFVHNNTFTNRMVQWHLEKALTVAEWLRHNFPERAKALEDKLQLTPELETLWQDIIKKICIFYDSSTGLIEQFEGFFQLQDINLEDYEPRQRSMQAILGIETANQHQVLKQPDVLMLLYLMRPSAEFPYNEKALKSNWDYYAPRTDITYGSSLGPAIHGILASDLGKSATAYERFMQALMVDLEDTRGNANDGIHGASAGGIWQAVIFGFGGIQFTEKGPVANPHLPPTWTRLKFQLHWRGQWYPFDLPGGQEAGGREQGAGEQGAGEQREVRAEEASARNFGGSSSLKAFPLALPLVEKGGAEEEVFTLQSPLPNTQYPDIRGFIFDLDGVLTDTAEYHYLGWQRLADEEGIPFNREDNEALRGVSRRESLMRIIGDRPYSEVQIQEMMERKNRYYVELIEHITSKDLLPGAIALLDELRQAGMKIGIGSASKNAHTVIEKLGLVDKVDAIADGYSVQKPKPAPDLFLFAAHQLGLEPQQCVVVEDAGAGVEAALAGGMWVVGLGPVERVGTAHVVLPNLAGVTWADLRTKLNEAAGV; translated from the coding sequence ATGAACACAAAATGTCCTTCTCGTGATTTTATTTATCAAGATTGGATATTAAGCGAAACTAAGTTTAATCCTGAGCAATCGCATTCTAGAGGTACCGTCTTCACCATTGGTAACGGTTACTTAGGCACCAGGGGTAGCTTAGAGGAAGGTCACGCCCGTGGTTTACCTGCAACCTTTATTCATGGTGTCTATGATGATGTGCCTGTAGTTTATACAGAACTGGCTAACTGTCCTGATTGGTTGCCCATGATAATTGCGATTAATGGCGATCGCTTCCGCATGGATCAGGGGGAAGTATTACACTACGAACGTAAACTTGATGTTAGTCAAGGTCTGCTCAGTCGTTCTCTGCGTTGGCGTAGTCCCAGTGGTAGCATCATCGATATCCACTTTGAACGCTTTGCTAGTCTGGCAGATCACCATATATTAGGACAGCGTTGTCAAATCACAGCTCATGATGGTGATTGCTTAGTTGAAATTCAAGCTAGTATCAACGGCTATGCTGAAAATCAAGGTTTCAATCATTGGGAAGGAATAGACCAAGGTAAAACCGAGCAGGGTATCTGGTTGCAAAGTCGTACCCGTGGAACTCATATTGAAATCGGTATGGCAGCCAAAATGACCATATCAGGTGCAGAAACAGCGTTACAAGTGAGCATCGTCCCTGGATATCCCACTATCAGCGCCAGTTTTTTAGCTAAATCTCAACAAACTATCACGGTGGAAAAGCTGGTAACAGTGTTTACTTCAAGGGAGGTCAACAAACCAGTTACCGCAGCTCAAGAAAAACTGGCACAACTAACCAACTACACAACTTTACTCACGGCGAATAAGCAAGCCTGGGACGAAGTATGGCAAAAAAGCGATATATACATAGAAGGAGACCCTAAAGCCGCTTTTGCTGTCCGCTACAACCTGTTTCAGTTGCTAATTGCTGCCCCATCCCATGATGAAAAAGTCAGTATTCCCGCTAAAACCCTTTCCGGCTTTGGCTACCGGGGGCATATTTTCTGGGATACAGAAATTTTTATCTTGCCCTTTTTCACCTTCACCCAACCCACTTTAGCCCGGAACTTACTCAGCTACCGCTATCACACCATCAACGGGGCGCGACGCAAAGCCAGCCATTACGGCTTTAAAGGGGCGATGTATGCCTGGGAAAGTGCGGATACTGGGGATGAGGTAACGCCGCGTTGGGCATTGCCTGATGATTATTATGGCGAAGATGTGCGTATTTGGTGCCGCGATCGCGAAATTCATAATAGTGCAGATATTGCCTATGCTGTCTGGCAATACTGGCAAGCCACTGGTGATGATGATTGGATGGGCGATTATGGTGCAGAAATTATCTTAGATGCCGCTATTTTCTGGAGTAGCCGAGTTGAGTATAACTCCCAAGGCGATCGCTATGAAATCCGTGGGGTGATTGGTACTGATGAATACCACGAGTTTGTACACAACAACACTTTCACTAACCGGATGGTGCAATGGCATTTAGAAAAGGCGCTGACAGTTGCTGAATGGCTGCGTCATAACTTCCCCGAACGAGCCAAAGCACTAGAAGATAAGCTGCAACTTACTCCAGAGTTAGAAACTCTCTGGCAAGACATCATCAAAAAAATCTGCATTTTCTACGACTCTTCAACCGGATTAATCGAACAATTTGAGGGATTTTTCCAATTGCAAGATATCAACTTAGAAGACTACGAACCACGCCAGCGTTCTATGCAGGCAATCTTGGGTATAGAAACCGCTAACCAACACCAAGTCCTCAAGCAACCAGATGTCTTGATGTTGCTGTACCTGATGCGCCCATCAGCAGAATTTCCCTACAACGAAAAAGCTTTAAAAAGCAATTGGGATTATTACGCACCCAGGACGGATATTACCTACGGTTCATCACTAGGCCCAGCAATTCACGGCATCTTAGCCTCAGATTTGGGGAAATCAGCCACAGCCTACGAACGGTTTATGCAGGCGCTCATGGTTGATTTAGAAGACACGCGAGGCAATGCCAATGACGGTATTCACGGAGCCAGCGCTGGCGGAATTTGGCAGGCAGTAATTTTCGGTTTTGGTGGCATCCAATTCACAGAAAAAGGCCCCGTCGCTAACCCCCATTTGCCCCCAACTTGGACACGTCTGAAGTTTCAGCTACATTGGCGTGGGCAGTGGTATCCGTTTGATTTGCCTGGGGGACAGGAGGCAGGGGGCAGGGAGCAGGGAGCAGGGGAGCAGGGAGCAGGGGAGCAGAGAGAAGTCCGAGCGGAGGAAGCCTCCGCTCGGAACTTCGGAGGGAGCAGTTCGCTGAAAGCGTTCCCGTTGGCGTTGCCTCTCGTAGAGAAGGGTGGAGCAGAGGAAGAAGTTTTCACTCTCCAATCCCCACTCCCGAACACTCAATACCCAGACATTAGAGGATTTATCTTCGATTTAGATGGTGTGTTAACTGATACAGCAGAATATCACTATTTAGGGTGGCAGAGGCTGGCTGATGAGGAGGGGATTCCTTTTAATAGGGAGGATAACGAAGCCTTGCGGGGGGTGTCTCGTCGTGAGTCCTTGATGCGGATTATTGGGGATAGACCTTATTCAGAAGTGCAAATTCAAGAGATGATGGAGCGTAAAAATCGCTACTATGTAGAACTAATTGAACACATTACATCTAAAGATTTATTGCCGGGAGCGATCGCTCTTTTAGATGAACTAAGGCAAGCGGGAATGAAAATAGGTATCGGTTCAGCTAGTAAAAACGCTCACACAGTAATCGAAAAGCTAGGGCTTGTTGATAAAGTAGATGCGATCGCTGATGGTTACAGTGTGCAGAAACCCAAGCCAGCGCCAGATTTATTCCTCTTCGCTGCCCATCAGTTAGGATTAGAACCGCAACAATGCGTAGTTGTGGAAGATGCAGGCGCAGGTGTGGAAGCCGCTTTAGCTGGGGGGATGTGGGTAGTAGGACTTGGCCCTGTCGAGCGTGTAGGTACAGCTCATGTAGTCCTCCCAAATCTTGCAGGAGTGACATGGGCAGACTTACGCACCAAGTTAAACGAAGCTGCGGGGGTGTGA
- a CDS encoding sucrose synthase, with amino-acid sequence MHELFHPIFANGEEKAALQQLIIALDASGKRYFLRNEILHTFSQYCQQAQKPTYFYYSSSVGKLIQYTHEIVLAEDGTWFVVRPRIASQEVWRLTSDLAKFDSMSIDAFLDVSDRLVNAYEPNILEIDLNSFYEASPSISDPRNIGQGLAFLNRYLCSQIATDPQYWVELVYLALRGLQYDGINLMIGDAIPSGIHLAKQIHAAIKFLSALPPEEPYEKFYIELQKLGFEPGWGNTAQRILETITLLDKLIDSPQPAVLEAFVARVPAVFRVVLVSIHGWVAQEDVMGRDETLGQVIYVLEQARSLENKLQQEIKLAGLEVLGIQPHVIILTRLIPNCEGTYCNLRLEKLHNTENAWILRVPFGEFNPEITNNWISKFEIWPYLETFALDAEKQLLAQFQGKPNLIIGNYSDGNLVAFLLARRLKVTHCNIAHSLEKPKNLFSNLYWQDSEEKYHFSVQFTADLITMNAADFIITSSYQEIFGTPESIGQYESYKFFTMPHLYHVVDGIDLFNPKFNMVPPGVNEQVFFPYSQTADRDPNVSKHVHDLLFHRQDSQIFGYLDQPQKPPIFAVAPITSIKNLTGLAECFGRSQELQAHSNLILLTSKLNIDESTNPEEAREIEKLHNIINQYQLHGHIRWLGLRLPNQEVGEAYRLVADYRGIYIHFARFEAFGRSILEAMISGLPTFATKFGGSLEIMEDQNNGFRINPTDLEGTAEKILAFFQECDTHPEHWQEVSQWMSQRIHQKYNWQLHTSQLLALTKIYSFWNFIRPESSEARVRYMESLFHLIYKPRAEQILAKHMSCH; translated from the coding sequence ATGCACGAACTATTTCACCCTATTTTTGCTAATGGTGAGGAAAAAGCTGCTCTGCAACAGTTGATAATTGCATTAGATGCCTCAGGTAAACGTTACTTCCTGAGAAATGAGATCCTGCATACTTTTTCCCAATACTGTCAGCAAGCCCAAAAGCCCACATATTTTTACTATTCTTCATCCGTGGGTAAGCTGATTCAATATACCCATGAAATCGTTTTAGCAGAGGACGGTACCTGGTTTGTGGTGCGTCCAAGGATTGCTAGCCAAGAAGTTTGGCGACTGACATCAGACTTGGCTAAGTTTGATTCTATGTCAATTGATGCGTTTTTAGATGTAAGCGATCGCCTAGTCAATGCCTATGAACCCAACATCTTAGAAATTGACCTCAATTCCTTTTACGAAGCTTCCCCCAGTATTAGCGACCCTAGAAACATTGGTCAAGGTTTAGCCTTCCTCAATCGTTATCTATGCAGTCAGATAGCGACCGACCCCCAATATTGGGTCGAGTTAGTGTACTTAGCTTTACGGGGATTGCAATACGATGGGATTAACTTAATGATTGGGGATGCTATTCCCTCAGGTATCCACCTAGCTAAACAAATTCACGCAGCGATTAAATTTCTCTCGGCACTACCCCCGGAAGAACCATACGAAAAATTCTACATTGAACTGCAAAAACTCGGCTTTGAGCCAGGATGGGGTAATACAGCCCAGCGCATCCTGGAGACTATTACGCTGCTAGATAAATTGATTGATTCTCCCCAACCTGCCGTATTAGAAGCATTTGTCGCCCGTGTTCCTGCTGTTTTTCGGGTCGTCCTAGTTTCCATTCACGGCTGGGTAGCTCAAGAAGATGTCATGGGACGGGATGAAACCTTAGGCCAAGTTATCTATGTTTTAGAGCAAGCACGCAGTTTAGAAAACAAACTACAGCAAGAGATTAAGCTTGCCGGACTGGAAGTGCTAGGTATTCAACCCCACGTTATTATTCTCACCCGGCTTATACCTAACTGTGAGGGTACATACTGTAACCTGCGCTTAGAAAAGTTACACAACACAGAGAATGCTTGGATTTTGCGGGTTCCTTTCGGGGAATTTAATCCCGAAATTACCAATAACTGGATATCTAAATTTGAGATTTGGCCTTATCTAGAAACTTTTGCCTTAGATGCCGAAAAACAACTACTAGCCCAATTCCAGGGCAAACCAAATTTAATTATCGGTAACTACAGCGATGGTAACTTAGTTGCGTTCCTCCTCGCCCGTCGTCTCAAAGTCACCCATTGCAACATTGCCCACTCTTTAGAAAAACCGAAAAATTTATTTAGTAATTTATATTGGCAAGACTCTGAGGAAAAATATCACTTCTCAGTACAATTTACCGCCGATTTAATTACGATGAATGCGGCTGACTTTATCATCACATCATCCTACCAAGAAATTTTCGGCACACCCGAAAGCATAGGACAGTACGAGTCCTACAAGTTCTTTACCATGCCCCATCTATATCATGTAGTCGATGGGATAGACCTGTTTAATCCTAAATTCAACATGGTTCCGCCAGGGGTAAATGAGCAAGTCTTTTTCCCTTATAGCCAAACAGCAGATAGAGACCCCAATGTCAGTAAACACGTCCACGACTTATTATTTCATCGTCAAGACTCGCAAATCTTCGGTTATTTAGACCAACCCCAAAAGCCACCCATCTTTGCAGTTGCGCCTATTACTTCCATCAAAAATCTGACTGGCTTGGCTGAATGCTTCGGCAGAAGTCAGGAATTACAAGCACACTCTAACCTAATTCTGCTTACTAGTAAGTTAAACATAGATGAAAGCACCAATCCCGAAGAAGCCAGGGAAATTGAAAAACTGCACAACATTATTAACCAATATCAGCTACATGGGCATATTCGCTGGTTAGGGTTACGACTTCCTAACCAAGAAGTCGGCGAAGCTTATCGCTTAGTGGCAGATTATCGGGGAATTTATATCCACTTTGCTCGGTTTGAAGCCTTTGGACGCAGTATTTTAGAAGCCATGATTTCTGGCTTACCTACCTTTGCCACTAAATTTGGTGGTTCTTTAGAAATCATGGAGGATCAAAATAATGGATTTCGGATTAATCCCACGGACTTAGAGGGAACAGCCGAGAAAATTTTGGCATTCTTCCAAGAGTGCGATACCCATCCCGAACATTGGCAAGAAGTGTCTCAATGGATGAGCCAACGCATTCATCAAAAATACAACTGGCAATTACACACCAGTCAATTACTAGCACTGACTAAAATCTACAGTTTCTGGAACTTTATCCGCCCAGAAAGCAGCGAAGCTAGAGTCCGTTACATGGAAAGCCTATTTCACCTAATTTATAAACCCAGAGCCGAGCAAATTTTAGCGAAGCACATGAGTTGTCATTAG